Proteins encoded by one window of Enterobacter hormaechei subsp. xiangfangensis:
- a CDS encoding fimbrial protein gives MKCLNSMLLLCLLAAGSIARAGTCTTIIPQLSTLSVGTINVQRDAPVGTVVFSGAASATGSYLTGCTNPLMLGFSMRYNGATLSSYGNHVYNTNVSGIGIRFSSNGYFENPSNTFSYNAQTSYVDWYGGRIELVVTGPVSSGALTPGVIGVVTLQGSDGLYRDGLTTQLTSGTINALACTVNTAQLTFPIGDIPASAFGSTVGTTPAGAQNTQNLGLTCAAGTNITVSLSGIQNPDSANTSVMALTGQGNAGTAKGVGVQLIYNGAPLAMNSRLFLRQSAGGQETLPLTARYYQTLTRVESGSANASATLNLTYQ, from the coding sequence ATGAAATGTCTTAACTCGATGCTGCTGCTCTGTTTGCTCGCGGCGGGAAGTATCGCTCGTGCCGGTACCTGCACCACCATCATCCCGCAGCTTTCCACCCTGTCCGTGGGGACGATCAACGTGCAGCGCGATGCGCCTGTCGGCACGGTGGTATTTTCCGGCGCGGCGTCAGCCACAGGCTCCTATCTTACCGGGTGTACGAATCCGCTGATGCTGGGATTCAGCATGCGCTACAACGGCGCCACGTTGAGCAGCTACGGCAACCATGTCTACAACACGAACGTCAGCGGGATAGGAATACGCTTTTCTTCCAACGGTTATTTTGAAAACCCGAGCAATACGTTCTCGTACAATGCGCAGACCTCCTATGTGGACTGGTACGGCGGGAGGATTGAGCTGGTGGTGACGGGTCCGGTCTCATCGGGGGCATTAACGCCGGGTGTGATTGGCGTCGTGACGCTTCAGGGAAGCGACGGCCTCTACCGTGACGGTCTGACCACGCAGCTCACCTCCGGCACCATCAATGCTCTGGCGTGCACGGTGAATACGGCCCAGCTGACGTTTCCTATAGGGGATATTCCCGCTTCGGCGTTCGGCTCCACGGTGGGCACCACGCCAGCGGGAGCACAGAACACGCAAAACCTGGGCCTGACCTGCGCCGCCGGAACCAATATTACGGTCTCGCTCAGTGGAATACAGAATCCGGACAGCGCCAATACCAGCGTGATGGCCTTAACCGGGCAGGGAAATGCCGGCACTGCGAAAGGGGTGGGGGTGCAGCTAATCTATAACGGTGCACCGCTGGCGATGAACAGCCGACTATTTTTGCGACAGTCTGCCGGGGGGCAAGAGACGTTGCCATTAACGGCCCGATATTACCAGACGTTAACCCGCGTGGAGTCAGGTTCAGCGAATGCCTCCGCCACCCTGAATTTGACCTACCAGTAG
- a CDS encoding fimbrial protein encodes MKIRCRTLLLLALLSGKVCSADSVNIGVTGNIVASPCIFNGGNNNLDVNLGNIQATNMATPGSTSDPVPFSLLFTQCPTGTQSVTVAFTGSPDPEAGADYFMNSGSATHVAIAMRDAQTGALKGTGSSMTQTIAADRTATLAMLASVKSMTGGATPGSIRAVVVMTMQYN; translated from the coding sequence ATGAAAATAAGATGCAGGACACTGCTGTTACTTGCCTTACTCAGCGGGAAGGTATGCTCCGCTGATAGCGTCAACATCGGTGTGACGGGAAATATCGTGGCGTCGCCATGCATATTTAATGGCGGCAATAACAATCTCGATGTCAATCTGGGCAATATTCAGGCAACCAATATGGCGACGCCGGGCTCAACATCGGATCCGGTGCCTTTCAGTCTGCTGTTTACCCAGTGCCCAACGGGAACGCAGAGTGTGACCGTCGCTTTCACCGGCAGCCCCGATCCTGAGGCGGGCGCGGACTATTTTATGAACAGCGGTTCGGCCACACATGTGGCGATAGCCATGCGCGATGCCCAAACCGGTGCGCTTAAAGGAACAGGCTCCAGCATGACCCAGACCATTGCCGCGGACAGAACCGCGACATTAGCTATGCTGGCCTCGGTAAAATCCATGACGGGGGGCGCCACGCCGGGAAGCATCCGCGCGGTTGTGGTGATGACGATGCAGTACAACTGA
- a CDS encoding helix-turn-helix transcriptional regulator: MLNILIQETDLFFQAGLQSFFEDFFKHNFHRSITFHLALTNENVSQADIIVLSLCQGETLTCFPELLARQKGIVIGLVDDELRFSALPSCFQDIIFLPRRASLDRISGVLFIAWFTTQLPGYTWNKKTCFDCQHKGLSRQQIRILVNFYRGLSVVQTAQALEMSEKTVFTHKYMMMQKFNLRSDYELIVLLRRLMEKKSRPNLLRDYLENNYAQQIA; this comes from the coding sequence ATGTTAAATATTCTGATTCAGGAAACGGATCTGTTTTTTCAGGCTGGGCTACAGAGCTTTTTCGAAGATTTTTTTAAGCATAACTTTCATCGCTCCATCACTTTTCACCTGGCGCTGACCAATGAAAACGTCAGCCAGGCCGATATTATTGTTCTTTCATTATGTCAGGGGGAAACGCTGACCTGTTTTCCGGAATTACTGGCCCGGCAAAAAGGAATTGTGATAGGTCTCGTCGACGATGAGCTGCGCTTTTCGGCGCTGCCTTCCTGCTTTCAGGACATTATTTTTCTTCCTCGCCGGGCATCGCTTGATCGTATTAGCGGCGTTCTGTTTATTGCGTGGTTCACGACGCAATTACCGGGTTACACCTGGAATAAAAAGACCTGTTTCGACTGCCAGCATAAAGGGTTATCCCGGCAACAAATTCGTATTCTGGTCAATTTTTACCGAGGGCTGTCGGTAGTGCAGACCGCTCAGGCGCTGGAGATGAGCGAAAAAACGGTCTTTACCCATAAATATATGATGATGCAAAAATTTAATCTGCGAAGCGATTACGAGCTGATCGTACTGTTGAGAAGGCTGATGGAGAAAAAGAGCCGGCCGAACCTGCTTCGCGATTACCTGGAAAATAATTATGCACAACAAATAGCCTGA
- the fdhF gene encoding formate dehydrogenase subunit alpha, whose protein sequence is MKKIASVCPYCGAGCKLNLVVKNNRIIRAEAADGVTNQGTLCLKGLYGWDFLNDTQLLTPRLTQPMIRYSKGEAFTPVTWEEAIRYTAYRLKSIKEQYGPRSIMTTGSSRGTGNETNYVMQKFARAVLNTNNVDCCARVCHGPSVAGLQETLGNGAMSNSINDIENSKCLLVFGYNCADSHPIVARRVLKARENGAKIIVCDPRHIETARIADLHLQLKNGSNMALVNAFGYVLLEEELYDKNYVARFTEGLEAYRLTVKDYAPEQVEHLTGIPARDVRQAMRMFAAAPSATVMWGMGVTQFGQAVDVVKGLSSLALLTGNLGRPAVGVGPVRGQNNVQGACDMGVLPNMFPGYQDVTDPAVRLKFADAWKINVNRMDDRVGTRITEVPHLALEGKIKAYYIMGEDPLQTEADLGLVRRGFEALDFVVVQDIFMTKTAELADVLLPATSWGEHAGVFTCADRGFQRFGKAIESSGNVRRDWEIISLLATEMGYPMHYEDNQQIWDEMRELCPLFYGVTYEKMGEMGHVQWPCPTLDHPGTPYLYKDNQFDTPSGKGQLFAAPWRAPAEIPDADFPLVLCTVREVGHYSCRSMTGNCAALQSLADEPGRVQINPADADERGIAEGQLVWVRSRRGKVITRASISERINAGAIYMTYQWWIGACNELTQDNLDPISRTPETKYCAVQLEAIEDQRWAEDFAASAYQTMKTRLIAAVNV, encoded by the coding sequence ATGAAAAAAATCGCCAGCGTCTGCCCGTACTGCGGTGCAGGCTGCAAACTTAACCTCGTCGTTAAAAATAATCGGATTATCCGTGCCGAAGCCGCTGATGGCGTAACTAATCAGGGCACGCTTTGCCTGAAAGGGCTCTACGGCTGGGACTTTCTTAATGATACTCAGCTGCTTACCCCCCGCCTGACGCAGCCCATGATCCGCTACAGCAAAGGCGAGGCCTTTACCCCTGTTACCTGGGAAGAGGCCATTCGCTATACCGCTTACAGGCTTAAAAGCATTAAAGAACAGTACGGCCCTCGGTCCATTATGACCACGGGTTCCTCGCGGGGAACGGGCAATGAGACCAACTATGTGATGCAAAAATTTGCCCGTGCGGTGCTGAATACTAACAACGTCGACTGCTGCGCCCGCGTCTGTCACGGTCCGTCCGTTGCCGGTTTACAGGAGACCCTCGGCAACGGCGCCATGAGCAATTCCATTAACGATATTGAAAACTCAAAATGCCTGCTGGTATTCGGCTATAACTGCGCCGACTCTCACCCCATCGTCGCCCGACGCGTGCTTAAAGCACGTGAAAATGGCGCTAAAATCATTGTCTGCGATCCGCGTCATATTGAAACGGCACGCATTGCCGATCTTCATCTTCAGTTAAAAAATGGCAGTAACATGGCGCTGGTCAATGCCTTTGGCTATGTCCTGCTTGAAGAGGAATTGTACGACAAAAACTACGTTGCTCGCTTTACAGAAGGGCTTGAGGCGTACCGACTGACGGTAAAAGATTACGCACCCGAGCAGGTTGAACATCTGACGGGGATCCCCGCGCGGGATGTTCGTCAGGCAATGCGCATGTTCGCAGCGGCGCCTTCAGCAACGGTGATGTGGGGAATGGGCGTCACGCAGTTTGGTCAGGCGGTCGATGTGGTGAAAGGTCTCTCCAGCCTGGCACTGCTGACCGGCAATCTGGGCCGCCCTGCCGTCGGCGTGGGGCCGGTTCGCGGGCAAAATAACGTTCAGGGCGCCTGCGATATGGGTGTTCTGCCCAATATGTTTCCCGGCTACCAGGACGTCACTGATCCGGCGGTCAGACTGAAATTTGCTGATGCGTGGAAAATCAATGTCAACCGGATGGACGATCGCGTCGGAACGCGCATCACCGAAGTGCCGCATCTCGCGCTGGAAGGTAAGATCAAAGCGTATTACATCATGGGCGAAGATCCGCTTCAGACAGAAGCCGATCTGGGTCTGGTCCGCCGCGGCTTTGAGGCGCTCGATTTTGTGGTGGTTCAGGACATCTTTATGACCAAAACGGCAGAGCTGGCTGACGTGCTGCTCCCTGCCACCTCATGGGGAGAACACGCCGGTGTGTTCACCTGTGCCGATCGCGGCTTTCAGCGTTTCGGCAAAGCCATTGAGTCCAGCGGCAATGTCAGGCGCGACTGGGAGATCATCAGCCTGCTGGCCACGGAAATGGGCTATCCCATGCATTACGAGGATAACCAGCAGATCTGGGACGAAATGCGCGAGCTGTGCCCCCTCTTCTACGGCGTGACCTACGAAAAAATGGGCGAGATGGGTCACGTTCAATGGCCGTGCCCGACGCTGGATCATCCCGGTACGCCGTACCTGTACAAAGATAATCAGTTCGATACCCCGAGCGGTAAAGGGCAGCTCTTTGCCGCACCGTGGCGCGCGCCAGCGGAAATCCCGGATGCGGATTTCCCGCTGGTGCTCTGTACGGTCCGCGAGGTGGGCCACTACTCCTGCCGCTCCATGACCGGGAACTGCGCGGCGCTGCAAAGCCTGGCCGACGAGCCGGGCCGGGTGCAAATTAACCCGGCCGACGCGGATGAACGGGGGATTGCCGAAGGCCAGCTGGTCTGGGTACGTTCACGCCGGGGTAAAGTGATCACCCGCGCCAGCATCAGCGAGCGCATCAATGCGGGAGCAATCTATATGACCTACCAGTGGTGGATTGGCGCCTGTAATGAGCTGACGCAGGATAATCTCGACCCGATCTCCAGAACGCCGGAAACGAAGTATTGCGCCGTGCAGCTTGAGGCAATCGAGGACCAGCGCTGGGCGGAGGATTTTGCGGCTTCCGCGTACCAGACCATGAAGACGCGGTTGATCGCTGCGGTTAACGTTTAA
- a CDS encoding biofilm/acid-resistance regulator YmgB/AriR: MRQNIQLQPEYHSAFLDSALSEYFRHAGDRFAEESAIFSTAVRCVLASEGHLTNKAIILWLIQTLESTDDVVKADVIRKTLEIVVGYTMDDL, from the coding sequence ATGAGACAAAATATTCAGCTTCAACCCGAATACCACTCCGCCTTTTTAGATAGCGCGTTGTCGGAGTATTTCCGTCACGCAGGCGATCGCTTTGCTGAAGAGTCTGCCATTTTTTCGACTGCGGTTCGTTGTGTTCTTGCTTCCGAAGGTCATCTGACCAACAAAGCGATCATTCTCTGGCTGATCCAGACGCTGGAATCCACCGATGATGTCGTTAAGGCGGATGTGATCCGCAAGACGCTGGAAATTGTCGTCGGTTACACCATGGACGATCTTTAA
- the ycgZ gene encoding regulatory protein YcgZ: MQQNGHLADTATAIAQYFEKAALPTQQETLGQVVVEILSDGRNLNRKSLCTKLLSRLEKANGPEEEHHYHMLLGLLFER, from the coding sequence ATGCAGCAGAACGGACACCTCGCAGACACAGCAACAGCAATTGCGCAGTACTTCGAAAAAGCCGCGCTTCCAACCCAACAGGAAACATTGGGTCAGGTTGTTGTTGAAATCCTTAGCGACGGGCGGAATCTGAATCGCAAATCGCTCTGCACAAAACTGTTAAGTCGCCTTGAAAAGGCCAATGGCCCGGAAGAGGAGCATCATTATCACATGCTTCTTGGCCTGCTCTTCGAACGTTAA
- a CDS encoding diguanylate phosphodiesterase: protein MLTTIIYRSHICEDVPVKALEDMVAAANCRNRQFDVTGILLFNGTHFFQLLEGPADNVKEIYQLICRDPRHHNVVELLSDHGPSRRFGNVGMELFDLRQYDTDEVLQKVLDKGTTRYQLTYNDRALQFFRTFVEATEKANYFELPPADAWEFVTENTPLSSQPTVVAKGADCSFAFQPIVDPFMQQVVSWEALIRTPSGESPESYFANLSREALYESDLKSKQVALSMASALGLQTQTLSINLLPMTLVNVPGAVDFLLTAIEANGFVPEQIVVEFTESEAISRFEEFTSAVRQLKSAGISVAIDHFGAGFAGLQLLAQFQPDRIKINRDLIANVHKSGPRQAIIQSIIKCCASLEILFCAVGVELAEEWMWLESAGISQFQGHLFASPRLGGIPAIAWPEKKYDL, encoded by the coding sequence ATGCTCACAACCATTATTTACCGCAGTCATATCTGCGAGGACGTTCCAGTGAAAGCGCTGGAAGACATGGTCGCTGCTGCAAATTGTAGAAATCGCCAGTTCGATGTGACGGGGATTTTGCTGTTTAACGGCACACACTTCTTTCAGTTACTTGAAGGGCCCGCTGATAACGTTAAGGAGATCTATCAGCTCATCTGCCGTGACCCACGGCATCACAACGTGGTCGAATTATTAAGCGATCACGGGCCTTCAAGACGTTTTGGCAACGTAGGTATGGAGCTCTTTGACCTTCGTCAGTACGACACCGACGAAGTGCTACAAAAGGTACTCGATAAAGGCACAACCCGCTATCAGCTGACCTATAACGATCGCGCCCTACAATTTTTCCGCACCTTCGTTGAGGCCACTGAAAAAGCCAACTACTTTGAGCTGCCTCCGGCTGACGCCTGGGAGTTTGTCACCGAAAACACGCCATTATCCTCCCAGCCAACGGTAGTGGCAAAGGGCGCGGACTGTAGTTTCGCATTTCAACCTATCGTCGATCCGTTTATGCAGCAGGTGGTTTCCTGGGAAGCCCTGATCCGCACGCCGTCCGGTGAGTCCCCGGAAAGCTACTTTGCCAACCTGTCGCGTGAGGCGCTGTACGAATCGGATCTGAAGAGTAAGCAGGTGGCTTTGTCGATGGCCAGCGCGCTGGGCCTACAGACTCAAACGTTGTCCATTAATCTGTTGCCGATGACGCTGGTCAATGTTCCTGGCGCCGTCGATTTTTTACTGACGGCAATTGAGGCGAACGGTTTTGTGCCGGAGCAAATTGTGGTCGAGTTCACCGAGAGCGAGGCGATCTCGCGCTTCGAAGAGTTCACCAGCGCGGTCAGACAGCTTAAAAGCGCCGGGATCAGCGTGGCCATCGATCACTTTGGCGCGGGATTCGCCGGTCTGCAACTGCTGGCCCAGTTCCAGCCGGACAGAATCAAGATCAACCGTGATTTGATTGCTAACGTGCACAAGAGCGGCCCGCGTCAGGCAATCATTCAGTCAATCATTAAATGCTGCGCCTCCCTGGAAATTCTGTTCTGTGCGGTAGGCGTAGAGCTAGCTGAAGAGTGGATGTGGCTGGAATCTGCCGGGATTTCTCAGTTCCAGGGTCACCTTTTCGCCAGCCCGCGTCTGGGGGGCATTCCGGCGATTGCCTGGCCCGAGAAAAAGTACGATTTATAA
- a CDS encoding MerR family transcriptional regulator, which produces MAYYSIGEVAERCGINPVTLRAWQRRYGLLKPQRSEGGHRQFDDEDILRIEEIKRLMKTGVSVGKVKALLENTEVMTQGNWASFQEEMLTVLRYASPAKLRAKIGEFRRDHAMDVLIDNIITPVRQRMNQDQNTVRHMASLLDGVLIEFAVASLGESRKKAGKDALLIGWECDDRTHLWLEAARLAYKGWHIDVLAEPIDSPRPELFPGQKIFVWTGKAPTPRQQEQLDHWREQGFAVSIHH; this is translated from the coding sequence ATGGCCTATTACAGTATCGGCGAAGTGGCCGAACGATGCGGTATCAACCCCGTTACGTTGCGTGCCTGGCAGCGCCGTTATGGATTGTTGAAGCCGCAGCGAAGCGAAGGGGGCCATCGTCAGTTTGACGATGAAGATATCCTGCGTATCGAAGAGATCAAACGCCTGATGAAAACGGGTGTTTCGGTCGGTAAAGTAAAAGCGCTTCTTGAAAATACAGAAGTGATGACTCAGGGGAACTGGGCATCGTTTCAGGAAGAGATGTTAACCGTTCTGCGCTATGCCAGCCCGGCAAAACTGCGCGCCAAAATCGGCGAGTTCCGCCGTGACCATGCGATGGATGTTCTGATAGATAACATCATCACCCCTGTGCGGCAGCGAATGAACCAGGACCAGAATACGGTGCGTCACATGGCGAGCCTGCTGGACGGTGTCCTGATTGAGTTTGCCGTTGCAAGCCTGGGTGAGTCGCGAAAAAAAGCAGGTAAGGATGCGCTGCTGATTGGGTGGGAGTGCGACGACCGTACGCATTTGTGGCTGGAAGCGGCCCGTCTTGCCTACAAAGGCTGGCATATCGACGTGCTGGCTGAGCCGATTGATTCTCCACGTCCTGAACTCTTCCCCGGGCAAAAAATCTTCGTCTGGACCGGTAAAGCGCCTACGCCTCGTCAACAGGAGCAGCTCGACCACTGGCGTGAACAGGGTTTCGCCGTTTCGATCCATCACTGA
- a CDS encoding DUF3828 domain-containing protein, with protein MKKIILAILLLPTLASAAQKFPPEVSAALQFNKWYISQIIIGKEPLKNYEALRPYVTRETISKLKAMDKLDPDEYDVPDVDMFIKAQGYEDDWGIVSARALDYDAACMQVYISFGKKRDHTVIDCMVKEDGVWKVESVASMNISDNLMME; from the coding sequence ATGAAAAAAATAATTCTGGCGATCCTGCTTCTGCCCACTCTCGCATCCGCTGCACAGAAGTTCCCCCCTGAGGTATCCGCTGCCCTTCAGTTTAATAAGTGGTACATCTCGCAAATTATAATCGGGAAAGAGCCCCTGAAAAACTATGAAGCGCTGAGGCCATATGTAACCCGCGAAACTATCAGCAAACTCAAAGCCATGGATAAGCTGGATCCAGATGAATATGACGTGCCTGACGTCGATATGTTCATCAAGGCTCAGGGATATGAAGATGACTGGGGCATCGTCAGTGCGCGGGCGCTGGATTACGATGCCGCCTGTATGCAGGTTTATATCTCATTCGGCAAAAAGCGGGATCACACCGTGATTGACTGCATGGTCAAGGAAGATGGCGTGTGGAAAGTTGAATCCGTGGCCAGTATGAATATTTCAGACAACCTGATGATGGAATAA
- the sufA gene encoding Fe-S cluster assembly scaffold SufA, with protein MELHSETFNPADFAWRGLTLTPAAAAHIHELVAKNPDILGVRLGVKQTGCAGFGYVLDTVTEPEKDDLVFETDGAKLYVALQAMPFIDGTEVDYVREGLNQLFKFHNPKAQNECGCGESFGV; from the coding sequence ATGGAACTGCATTCAGAAACCTTCAATCCGGCCGATTTTGCCTGGCGTGGCTTAACGCTGACGCCCGCGGCGGCGGCGCATATTCATGAGCTGGTGGCAAAAAATCCCGACATCCTCGGCGTACGCTTAGGCGTTAAGCAGACTGGCTGCGCGGGATTTGGCTACGTGCTGGATACCGTAACCGAACCTGAAAAGGACGATCTGGTCTTTGAAACCGACGGTGCAAAGTTATACGTCGCACTACAGGCGATGCCGTTTATCGATGGAACCGAAGTCGACTACGTTCGGGAAGGTTTAAACCAGTTATTCAAATTTCATAACCCGAAAGCCCAGAACGAATGCGGCTGCGGCGAAAGCTTTGGGGTATAG
- the sufB gene encoding Fe-S cluster assembly protein SufB, producing MSRNTEATSDVNTWSGGHLNYKEGFFTQLQTDELAKGINEEVVRAISAKRNEPEWMLEFRLSAFRAWLEMEEPHWLKAHYDKLNYQDYSYYSAPSCGSCDDTCASQPGAVQQTGAENSFLSKEVEEAFNQLGVPVREGKEVAVDAIFDSVSVATTYREKLAEQGIIFCSFGEAIHDHPELVKKYIGTVVPSNDNFFAALNAAVASDGTFIYVPKGVRCPMELSTYFRINAEKTGQFERTILVADEGSYVSYIEGCSAPVRDSYQLHAAVVEVIIHKDAEVKYSTVQNWFPGDGNTGGILNFVTKRALCEGENSKMSWTQSETGSAITWKYPSCILRGDNSIGEFYSVALTSGHQQADTGTKMIHIGKNTKSTIISKGISAGHSQNSYRGLVKIMPTATNARNFTQCDSMLIGADCGAHTFPYVECRNNSAQLEHEATTSRIGEDQLFYCLQRGISEEDAISMIVNGFCKDVFSELPLEFAVEAQKLLAISLEHSVG from the coding sequence ATGTCTCGTAATACTGAAGCAACGAGTGATGTAAACACCTGGAGCGGCGGACACCTCAACTATAAAGAGGGTTTCTTCACGCAGCTGCAAACCGATGAACTGGCGAAAGGCATCAACGAAGAGGTCGTGCGCGCCATTTCGGCGAAACGTAACGAGCCAGAGTGGATGCTGGAGTTTCGCCTGAGCGCATTCCGCGCGTGGCTGGAGATGGAAGAACCCCACTGGCTGAAAGCGCATTACGATAAGCTGAACTATCAGGATTACAGCTACTACTCCGCGCCCTCCTGCGGCAGCTGTGATGATACCTGTGCCTCGCAACCCGGCGCGGTACAGCAAACCGGTGCCGAGAACAGCTTCCTGAGTAAAGAGGTGGAAGAGGCGTTTAATCAGCTCGGCGTGCCCGTGCGCGAAGGCAAAGAGGTGGCGGTAGACGCCATTTTTGACTCCGTCTCGGTGGCAACCACCTACCGTGAAAAACTGGCGGAGCAGGGGATTATTTTCTGCTCCTTCGGGGAAGCCATTCACGATCACCCGGAGCTGGTGAAAAAGTACATTGGCACCGTGGTACCCAGTAACGATAACTTCTTCGCGGCACTGAATGCGGCGGTGGCGTCAGACGGTACCTTTATCTACGTGCCGAAAGGCGTGCGCTGCCCGATGGAGCTCTCGACCTATTTCCGCATCAACGCGGAAAAAACCGGCCAGTTTGAACGCACCATCCTGGTGGCCGATGAAGGCAGCTACGTTAGCTACATCGAAGGGTGCTCCGCTCCTGTGCGCGACAGCTACCAGCTGCACGCGGCGGTGGTGGAGGTCATCATCCATAAAGATGCGGAAGTGAAGTACTCTACGGTACAGAACTGGTTCCCGGGCGACGGTAACACCGGCGGTATTCTGAACTTCGTCACCAAGCGTGCGCTGTGCGAAGGCGAAAACAGCAAAATGTCCTGGACGCAGTCAGAAACCGGCTCCGCCATTACCTGGAAATACCCGAGCTGTATTCTGCGCGGCGACAACTCAATCGGTGAGTTTTACTCCGTGGCACTGACCAGCGGTCATCAGCAGGCCGATACCGGCACCAAGATGATCCACATCGGTAAAAACACCAAATCGACCATCATCTCCAAAGGGATCTCTGCCGGTCACAGCCAGAACAGCTATCGCGGGCTGGTGAAAATCATGCCGACGGCAACCAACGCGCGTAACTTCACCCAATGTGACTCCATGCTGATTGGCGCGGACTGCGGGGCGCATACCTTCCCGTATGTCGAATGCCGCAATAACAGCGCCCAGCTTGAGCATGAGGCAACTACGTCACGTATTGGTGAAGATCAGCTTTTCTACTGCCTGCAACGCGGGATCAGTGAAGAAGATGCGATTTCAATGATCGTTAACGGCTTCTGTAAGGACGTGTTCTCTGAACTGCCGCTGGAATTTGCCGTTGAAGCCCAGAAACTCCTCGCCATTAGTCTTGAACACAGCGTCGGTTAA
- the sufC gene encoding Fe-S cluster assembly ATPase SufC, which yields MLSIKDLQVSVEEKEILRGLNFDVKPGEVHAIMGPNGSGKSTLSATLAGREDYEVTSGSVEFNGKDLLEMSPEERAGEGIFMAFQYPVEIPGVSNQFFLQTALNAVRKYRGLEALDRFDFQDLMEEKIKLLKMPEDLLTRSVNVGFSGGEKKRNDILQMAVLEPALCILDETDSGLDIDALKIVADGVNSLRDGNRSFIIVTHYQRILDYIKPDYVHVLYQGRIVKSGDFTLVKQLEEQGYGWLNEQQ from the coding sequence ATGTTAAGCATTAAAGATTTACAGGTTAGCGTGGAAGAGAAAGAGATCCTGCGTGGCCTCAATTTTGACGTCAAACCGGGTGAAGTTCACGCCATCATGGGGCCAAACGGCTCCGGGAAAAGTACGCTTTCAGCGACGCTGGCAGGACGCGAAGATTATGAAGTTACCAGCGGCTCCGTTGAGTTTAACGGCAAAGATCTGCTGGAGATGTCGCCGGAAGAGCGTGCCGGCGAGGGCATCTTTATGGCCTTCCAGTATCCGGTGGAAATTCCGGGCGTCAGCAACCAGTTCTTCCTGCAAACCGCGCTGAACGCGGTGCGCAAGTATCGCGGCCTTGAGGCGCTGGATCGCTTTGACTTCCAGGATCTGATGGAAGAGAAGATCAAGCTGTTGAAAATGCCGGAAGATCTGCTGACCCGCTCGGTAAACGTGGGTTTCTCCGGCGGTGAGAAGAAACGTAACGATATTCTGCAAATGGCGGTTCTGGAGCCAGCGCTGTGCATTCTCGATGAGACCGATTCAGGGCTGGATATCGATGCCCTGAAGATCGTTGCCGACGGGGTGAACTCCCTGCGTGACGGCAACCGCTCATTTATCATCGTGACACATTACCAGCGAATTCTGGACTACATCAAACCGGACTATGTCCACGTGCTTTACCAGGGACGCATTGTGAAATCCGGTGACTTTACGCTGGTTAAACAACTGGAGGAGCAGGGTTATGGCTGGCTTAACGAACAGCAGTAA